One Paraburkholderia dioscoreae DNA segment encodes these proteins:
- a CDS encoding ferritin-like domain-containing protein — protein sequence MHTELNHVMPWRIEDIDLTRIDRQKAVANEDLLLLLCASSFIESGSDLYTSNLSTFFNGDPEVSAWLNQEWEPEELQHGRALKTYIAYVWPEFDWDTAFRNFMEEYSLTCSVEDFEKTRALEMVARCVVETGTATLYRAIGECSDEPVLKQITDNIRTDEVRHYKHFFKYFKKYNKIEGNGRLAVLGALMRRVIEIKNEDSEIALRHVFAVRYPERVHDSAYNRERAARINALVRRNLSADMCVKMLLKPLDLPARIQPGVHYPLAKITQHVFFR from the coding sequence ATGCACACTGAGCTGAACCATGTCATGCCCTGGCGGATCGAGGATATCGACCTCACCCGCATCGATCGGCAAAAGGCCGTCGCTAACGAAGACTTGCTGCTGCTGCTGTGCGCGTCTTCGTTTATCGAAAGCGGCTCCGATCTGTACACCAGCAACCTGAGCACGTTTTTCAACGGCGATCCCGAAGTCTCGGCCTGGCTCAACCAGGAGTGGGAGCCCGAAGAACTGCAGCACGGCCGCGCGCTCAAGACGTATATCGCTTACGTGTGGCCCGAGTTCGACTGGGACACGGCGTTTCGCAATTTCATGGAAGAGTACTCGCTGACCTGTTCAGTGGAGGATTTCGAAAAGACCCGCGCGCTCGAGATGGTCGCGCGCTGCGTGGTGGAAACCGGTACGGCAACGCTGTATCGCGCGATCGGCGAATGCTCGGACGAGCCGGTGCTCAAGCAGATCACCGACAACATCCGCACCGACGAAGTCCGTCACTACAAGCACTTTTTCAAGTACTTCAAGAAGTACAACAAGATCGAAGGCAACGGCCGGCTTGCTGTGCTGGGCGCGCTGATGCGCCGCGTCATAGAGATCAAGAACGAGGACTCCGAGATCGCCTTGCGGCACGTCTTCGCGGTTCGTTATCCGGAGCGCGTGCACGACTCGGCCTATAACCGCGAGCGCGCGGCACGTATCAATGCGTTGGTGCGGCGCAATCTGTCGGCCGACATGTGTGTGAAGATGCTGCTCAAGCCGCTCGATCTGCCGGCGAGGATCCAGCCGGGTGTGCATTACCCGCTCGCCAAGATTACGCAGCACGTGTTCTTCCGCTGA
- a CDS encoding MFS transporter yields MQTPASPSATTSAHSPTAPLSKAMVRRIVFSSSVGNALEWFDFLVYGYFATIIAKEFFPMQDEWLSTLLAIATFGISFLMRPLGAVVLGIYGDRKGRKAALTLAIALMMVGTFTMAVMPPYATIGMAAPILILLARLVQGFAVGGEFGSATAFMVEHSASRRGYYASWQFASQGLAAITAAAFGSLLTAWLPPAQLNDWGWRMPFVFGLLVGPVGYYIRSHLDETPEFLALREAREAGGARTEASGEKDASFASQWVNLLLAVGIVAQSTVGVYVLQLYMPMYAVKQLHMPAAASFGVVVLNGGLQFLLSPVMGAWSDRIGRIRIMLTTSILMGGLIYPMFALLQTHPTIGWLLLLQGTAGIFKAAYSGPMPALMSEIFPTQVRSTGLSIGYSIGVTIFGGFAPTIVETFIHLTGDKLAPSYYVLIAAVLSGLSLVVVAWRMRRMRLMQGVQPA; encoded by the coding sequence ATGCAGACCCCCGCGTCGCCGTCGGCGACCACTTCCGCGCATTCCCCGACTGCGCCGCTTTCCAAAGCGATGGTACGGCGGATCGTGTTTTCATCGTCGGTCGGCAATGCGCTCGAGTGGTTCGACTTTCTGGTCTACGGATACTTCGCGACCATCATCGCCAAAGAGTTTTTCCCGATGCAGGACGAGTGGCTCTCCACGCTGCTCGCCATTGCCACCTTCGGCATTTCGTTCCTGATGCGGCCGCTGGGCGCGGTCGTACTGGGTATCTACGGCGACCGCAAAGGCCGCAAGGCGGCGCTGACGCTCGCCATCGCGCTCATGATGGTCGGCACCTTCACGATGGCGGTGATGCCGCCATATGCAACCATCGGCATGGCGGCGCCGATCCTGATTCTGCTCGCGCGGCTCGTGCAAGGCTTCGCGGTGGGCGGCGAGTTCGGCAGCGCGACGGCCTTCATGGTCGAACATAGCGCGTCGCGCCGCGGCTACTACGCCAGCTGGCAGTTCGCGAGCCAGGGTCTCGCCGCGATCACGGCGGCCGCGTTCGGCTCGCTGCTGACCGCGTGGCTACCGCCCGCGCAACTGAACGACTGGGGTTGGCGCATGCCGTTCGTGTTCGGCTTGCTGGTCGGCCCGGTGGGCTATTACATCCGTTCGCATCTCGACGAGACACCCGAATTCCTCGCGCTGCGCGAGGCGCGTGAGGCTGGCGGTGCGCGCACGGAGGCGAGCGGCGAGAAGGACGCCTCGTTCGCCAGCCAGTGGGTCAACCTGCTGCTCGCCGTTGGTATCGTCGCGCAATCCACGGTCGGTGTGTATGTGCTGCAACTCTACATGCCGATGTATGCGGTCAAGCAGTTGCACATGCCGGCGGCGGCATCGTTCGGCGTGGTGGTGCTCAACGGCGGCCTGCAATTCCTGCTTTCGCCAGTCATGGGCGCATGGTCCGATCGGATCGGCCGGATTCGCATCATGCTGACCACGTCGATCCTGATGGGCGGGCTGATCTATCCGATGTTCGCACTGCTGCAGACTCATCCGACCATCGGCTGGCTGCTGCTGTTGCAGGGCACCGCAGGAATTTTCAAGGCGGCCTATTCCGGGCCCATGCCCGCGTTGATGTCGGAGATCTTTCCTACCCAAGTGCGCTCGACGGGTCTTTCAATCGGTTACAGCATTGGCGTGACGATCTTCGGTGGCTTTGCGCCCACGATTGTCGAAACGTTCATTCATTTGACCGGCGACAAACTTGCGCCAAGTTACTACGTGCTGATTGCCGCGGTGCTGTCGGGCCTCTCGCTCGTCGTCGTAGCCTGGCGTATGCGCCGCATGCGTCTGATGCAGGGCGTTCAGCCCGCCTGA
- a CDS encoding DeoR/GlpR family DNA-binding transcription regulator — MTRDPRLTLNARQQELLEWVQRDGFVTVDDLAAHFDVTPQTIRRDVNWLADMNLLRRYHGGASLPTSSENVSYTARQRMFHEEKRRIAALVATHIPDQASLFINLGTTTEEVARALNRHRGLRVITNNLNVASMMSGYPDCEVLVTGGIVRPWDKGIVGELAIDFIRQFKVDFAIVGTSSIETDGTLRDFDTREVRVAEAIIQHARTVFLAADNSKFGRPALVRQGHLDQIDALFTDMAPPAAMTETLAAANCQVYVAE; from the coding sequence ATGACCCGAGACCCCCGCCTGACTCTCAATGCCCGGCAACAGGAACTGCTGGAGTGGGTGCAACGCGACGGCTTCGTGACCGTGGACGACCTCGCGGCGCACTTCGACGTGACGCCGCAGACGATCCGCCGCGACGTCAACTGGCTCGCCGACATGAATCTGCTGCGCCGTTATCACGGCGGCGCCAGTCTTCCGACCAGTTCCGAAAACGTCTCCTACACTGCGCGTCAGCGCATGTTCCACGAAGAAAAGCGGCGCATTGCGGCGCTAGTGGCCACTCACATTCCCGATCAGGCCTCGCTCTTCATCAACCTCGGCACCACCACGGAGGAAGTGGCTCGCGCGCTCAATCGCCACCGCGGGCTGCGCGTGATCACCAACAATCTGAACGTCGCCAGCATGATGAGCGGCTATCCGGATTGCGAGGTGCTGGTGACGGGCGGCATCGTGCGGCCGTGGGACAAAGGGATTGTCGGCGAACTGGCGATCGATTTCATCCGCCAGTTCAAGGTGGACTTTGCGATCGTCGGCACGTCGAGCATCGAAACGGACGGCACGCTGCGCGACTTCGACACGCGCGAAGTTCGCGTGGCCGAAGCGATCATCCAGCACGCGCGCACCGTTTTCCTCGCCGCCGACAACTCGAAATTCGGCCGCCCCGCGCTGGTTCGCCAAGGCCATCTCGATCAGATCGACGCCCTGTTCACGGACATGGCGCCGCCCGCCGCGATGACCGAAACGCTCGCCGCCGCCAACTGCCAGGTATATGTGGCCGAGTGA
- a CDS encoding TetR/AcrR family transcriptional regulator, translated as MPKTLSPDDIRQFREAMRHVAENAFATRGAEGVTMRELAKELRCSAMTPYRYFRDKDEILAMVRSAAFNRFAARLEAAAEAATETDHSVVSEAYVAFALDEPHAYRLMFDLTQRDSVYPELAAASQRAWRMLGAHFERLVAAGILEGDPRLIGYAYWASLHGFTMLALADQLPLPQAQQPDALNTPTREAVFAQIRRMLWRGAQPQRG; from the coding sequence ATGCCCAAAACGCTCTCCCCCGACGACATTCGCCAATTCCGCGAAGCCATGCGGCATGTGGCCGAGAATGCGTTCGCCACGCGCGGCGCCGAGGGCGTGACGATGCGCGAACTGGCAAAAGAACTGCGGTGTAGTGCCATGACGCCCTATCGCTACTTCCGCGACAAGGACGAGATTCTCGCGATGGTCCGCTCAGCCGCATTCAATCGTTTCGCGGCACGCCTCGAAGCGGCAGCGGAGGCCGCCACGGAAACGGATCATTCCGTGGTGAGCGAAGCCTACGTCGCTTTCGCACTCGACGAACCGCACGCCTACCGTTTGATGTTCGACCTGACCCAGCGGGACAGCGTCTACCCGGAACTCGCCGCGGCGTCACAGCGCGCGTGGCGCATGCTCGGCGCGCATTTCGAGCGGCTCGTCGCGGCGGGCATTCTGGAAGGCGATCCACGGCTGATCGGCTACGCGTATTGGGCCAGTCTGCACGGCTTCACCATGCTGGCGCTGGCCGATCAGTTGCCGTTGCCGCAGGCGCAACAACCCGACGCCCTCAATACGCCGACGCGCGAAGCCGTATTCGCGCAAATTCGCCGCATGCTGTGGCGCGGCGCGCAGCCGCAGCGCGGCTAG
- a CDS encoding c-type cytochrome, whose product MKRKSLFALSAVVVVAAAALVPVLWSGGDNLHNGTAMAATPADQAALIKKGEYLARAGDCIACHTVRGGKQFAGGLPMATPFGTMFTPNITPDDQYGIGKWTQDDFYRAMHTGRSKDGSLLYPGFPFTSYTKVTRADSDAIYAYLRSVTPVNVPSRPHELKFPFNQRNMLIGWRTLFFREGEYKPDPTKSVEWNRGAYLIEGLGHCGMCHTSINAMGGPVSSAAFAGGLIPLQNWYAPSLTSNKEAGLGDWETKDIADLLKTGVSNRGAVFGPMAEVVHNSLQYMSDEDINAMATYLKTIPQKSEAPEPLQLETSEKFGGELLKQGQKIYADNCAKCHAENGLGMPPAFPPLANNQSIQMPSAVNPIRMVLNGGYPPSTDANPHPYGMPPFAQALSNQEVAAVVTYIRMSWGNHGTAVSPQQVSDLRSAPLD is encoded by the coding sequence ATGAAACGCAAGTCTTTGTTCGCCCTCTCGGCAGTCGTCGTCGTTGCGGCTGCCGCACTCGTTCCCGTCCTGTGGTCGGGCGGCGACAACCTGCATAACGGCACGGCCATGGCGGCAACGCCCGCCGACCAGGCCGCGCTGATCAAGAAAGGCGAGTACCTCGCCCGCGCCGGCGACTGTATCGCCTGTCACACGGTGCGCGGCGGCAAGCAGTTCGCCGGCGGCCTGCCCATGGCTACGCCGTTCGGCACCATGTTCACGCCGAACATCACGCCTGACGACCAGTACGGTATCGGCAAGTGGACGCAGGACGACTTCTACCGCGCCATGCACACCGGCCGTTCGAAAGACGGCAGCCTGCTGTATCCGGGCTTCCCGTTCACCAGCTACACGAAGGTCACGCGCGCCGACTCGGACGCGATCTACGCGTATCTGCGTTCGGTCACGCCGGTCAACGTGCCGAGCCGTCCGCACGAACTGAAATTCCCGTTCAACCAGCGCAACATGCTGATCGGCTGGCGTACGCTGTTCTTCCGTGAAGGCGAGTACAAGCCGGATCCGACCAAGTCGGTCGAGTGGAACCGTGGCGCTTACCTGATCGAAGGCCTCGGCCATTGCGGCATGTGCCACACGTCGATCAACGCGATGGGCGGCCCGGTCAGCTCGGCCGCGTTTGCCGGCGGCCTGATCCCGCTGCAGAACTGGTACGCGCCGTCGCTCACGTCGAACAAGGAAGCCGGCCTGGGCGACTGGGAAACCAAAGACATCGCCGATCTGCTGAAGACCGGTGTGTCGAACCGCGGCGCCGTGTTCGGTCCGATGGCTGAAGTGGTTCACAACAGCCTGCAATACATGTCGGACGAGGACATCAACGCGATGGCCACGTACCTGAAGACGATTCCGCAGAAGAGCGAAGCACCGGAACCGTTGCAGCTCGAAACGTCGGAAAAGTTCGGCGGCGAACTGTTGAAGCAAGGTCAGAAGATCTACGCTGACAACTGCGCGAAGTGCCACGCGGAAAACGGCCTCGGCATGCCGCCGGCCTTCCCGCCGCTCGCGAACAACCAGTCGATCCAGATGCCGTCGGCGGTCAACCCGATCCGTATGGTGCTGAACGGCGGTTACCCGCCGAGCACGGACGCCAACCCGCATCCGTACGGCATGCCGCCGTTCGCGCAAGCGCTGTCGAATCAGGAAGTGGCAGCCGTTGTGACGTACATCCGTATGTCGTGGGGCAACCACGGTACGGCCGTGTCGCCGCAGCAAGTGTCCGATTTGCGTTCGGCGCCGCTCGACTAA
- the trhA gene encoding PAQR family membrane homeostasis protein TrhA produces the protein MHVGERFNSITHLVGAVLSVAGLATLVTMGALDGDAYKVVSFSVYGAMLFVLYAISTLYHSVRSPRVKAVLQKCDHSAIYLLIAGSYTPFTLVTLRGPWGWSLFGVSWGLAALGIVQELTLGRRTRSVSMVLYVLMGWLALVAVRPLVQALPAAGTAWLVAGGVIYSAGIYFFINDERIRHGHGIWHLFVLAGSLCQFVSVARYVA, from the coding sequence GTGCATGTCGGTGAGCGTTTCAACAGCATTACCCACCTCGTCGGCGCCGTGCTGTCGGTGGCGGGTCTTGCAACGCTCGTCACGATGGGCGCGCTCGACGGCGACGCGTACAAGGTGGTCAGCTTCAGCGTGTACGGCGCGATGCTGTTCGTGCTGTATGCTATCTCCACGCTTTACCACAGCGTGCGCAGTCCGCGCGTGAAAGCGGTCCTGCAGAAATGCGACCATTCGGCGATCTACCTGCTGATCGCCGGCAGCTACACTCCGTTCACGCTCGTCACATTGCGCGGACCGTGGGGCTGGTCGCTATTCGGCGTAAGCTGGGGGCTCGCCGCTCTCGGCATCGTGCAGGAATTGACGCTGGGGCGACGCACCCGCAGCGTTTCGATGGTGCTGTATGTGTTGATGGGATGGCTCGCGCTCGTTGCCGTCCGCCCGCTGGTGCAAGCCTTACCGGCAGCGGGTACCGCCTGGCTCGTGGCCGGCGGAGTCATCTACAGCGCCGGCATCTACTTTTTCATCAACGACGAGCGCATCCGGCACGGACATGGTATCTGGCACCTGTTCGTACTGGCGGGCAGTCTGTGTCAATTCGTCAGTGTTGCGCGCTACGTCGCGTGA
- a CDS encoding DEAD/DEAH box helicase, whose translation MSFDSLGLSEPLVRAVHELGYTTPTPIQTQAIPAVLNGGDLLAGAQTGTGKTAGFTLPILQRLNSSPAVANGSGKRAVRALILTPTRELAAQVEESVRAYGKYLKLKSTVMFGGVGINPQIGALRSGVDIVVATPGRLLDHMQQKTIDLSHLEILVLDEADRMLDMGFIHDIKRVLAKLPPKRQNLLFSATFSDEIKTLADNLLDSPALIEVARRNTTAESVAQKIHPVDRDKKRELLTHLIKQHNWFQVLVFTRTKHGANRLAEQLTKDGINSLAIHGNKSQSARTRALAEFKDGTLQVLVATDIAARGIDIDQLPHVVNYDLPNVPEDYVHRIGRTGRAGATGEAVSLVCVDELQLLKDIEKLIKRPVPQEVVAGFEPDPTAKPEPILRRGQGGGGGGGRSPRQGQGAPKRDDARRGGAGSAKPAQRSGQRPANGQQQPKPQGAKPAGNDGQPRRDGQRHDDRPRAVAHEGSAAQHAPRKPQAAKPQGGNPGALLGGTKPRNDAPRGGQPTRSGQRGR comes from the coding sequence ATGTCTTTTGATTCTCTCGGCTTGTCCGAACCGTTAGTCCGCGCTGTACACGAACTTGGCTACACCACACCGACTCCGATCCAGACGCAAGCGATTCCCGCTGTGCTCAACGGCGGCGACCTGCTGGCCGGTGCGCAAACCGGCACCGGCAAGACCGCCGGCTTCACGTTGCCGATCCTGCAACGTCTGAACTCCTCACCCGCCGTTGCAAACGGCTCGGGCAAGCGCGCCGTGCGCGCGCTGATCCTCACGCCCACGCGTGAACTGGCCGCGCAGGTGGAAGAAAGCGTGCGCGCTTACGGCAAGTATCTGAAGCTGAAGTCGACCGTGATGTTTGGCGGCGTTGGCATCAATCCGCAGATCGGCGCACTGCGCAGCGGCGTGGATATCGTCGTCGCGACGCCGGGTCGTTTGCTCGACCACATGCAGCAGAAGACCATCGACCTGTCGCATCTCGAGATTCTCGTGCTCGACGAAGCCGACCGTATGCTCGACATGGGCTTCATCCACGACATCAAGCGGGTGCTCGCCAAGCTGCCGCCGAAGCGTCAGAACCTGCTGTTCTCGGCCACCTTCTCCGACGAGATCAAGACGCTCGCCGACAACCTGCTCGACTCGCCCGCGCTGATCGAAGTCGCGCGCCGCAATACGACGGCGGAATCGGTCGCGCAGAAGATTCACCCGGTGGATCGTGACAAGAAGCGCGAATTGCTCACGCATCTGATCAAGCAGCACAACTGGTTCCAGGTGCTGGTGTTCACGCGCACCAAGCATGGGGCCAATCGTCTTGCCGAGCAGTTGACCAAGGACGGCATCAACTCCCTGGCGATTCACGGCAACAAGAGCCAGTCGGCCCGCACACGGGCGCTTGCCGAGTTCAAGGACGGCACGCTGCAGGTACTGGTCGCGACCGACATCGCCGCGCGCGGCATCGATATCGATCAATTGCCGCACGTGGTCAACTACGATCTGCCGAATGTGCCGGAAGACTACGTGCACCGCATCGGCCGCACGGGCCGCGCAGGCGCGACGGGCGAAGCAGTCTCGCTGGTATGCGTCGACGAACTGCAACTGCTGAAGGACATTGAGAAGCTGATCAAGCGTCCGGTGCCGCAGGAAGTGGTCGCCGGTTTCGAACCGGACCCGACCGCGAAGCCGGAGCCGATCCTGCGTCGCGGCCAGGGTGGTGGTGGCGGCGGTGGCCGCTCGCCGCGTCAGGGTCAAGGCGCACCGAAGCGTGACGATGCAAGGCGCGGCGGAGCCGGTTCCGCGAAACCGGCGCAGCGGTCGGGTCAGCGCCCAGCGAACGGTCAACAGCAGCCGAAGCCGCAGGGTGCGAAGCCGGCCGGCAACGACGGTCAGCCGCGTCGTGACGGCCAGCGTCATGACGACCGGCCGCGTGCCGTCGCGCATGAAGGCAGCGCTGCGCAGCATGCGCCGCGCAAGCCGCAGGCTGCGAAGCCGCAAGGCGGCAATCCGGGTGCGTTGCTGGGTGGCACTAAGCCGCGCAACGACGCGCCGCGCGGTGGCCAGCCCACGCGCAGTGGTCAGCGCGGGCGTTGA
- a CDS encoding c-type cytochrome: MELRVSSRRIFRPLLALLLIGSAGVYSAAKAQTQPKAPDTMEARVQGCTACHGTHGQGTDNDYFPRLAGKPADYLYNQLQNFREGRRKYPPMNYLVTYLSDDYLHQIATYFSQQRPPYPPPAKPTVSASTLARGQQIVLNGDASKQIPACAACHGKGLTGMEPAIPGLVGLHSDYISAQLGAWRSGSRHAIAPDCMHTIATRLTDEDVNAVAAWLSTQQAPQNPVPAPARSMKTPLACGSEPQ, encoded by the coding sequence ATGGAGTTACGCGTGTCTTCAAGACGCATTTTCCGCCCGTTGCTTGCCCTTCTGCTGATCGGCTCCGCGGGTGTCTATAGCGCTGCGAAAGCGCAGACTCAACCGAAGGCCCCCGACACGATGGAAGCGCGCGTGCAAGGCTGCACGGCCTGCCACGGCACTCACGGCCAAGGTACCGACAACGACTACTTTCCGCGCCTCGCGGGCAAGCCGGCCGACTATCTGTACAACCAGTTGCAGAACTTCCGCGAAGGGCGCCGCAAGTACCCGCCCATGAACTACCTCGTCACGTATCTCTCAGACGACTACCTTCATCAGATCGCCACGTACTTCTCGCAGCAGCGTCCGCCGTATCCGCCGCCGGCCAAGCCGACGGTGTCGGCGAGCACGCTCGCGCGCGGCCAGCAGATCGTGCTGAACGGCGACGCCTCGAAGCAGATTCCGGCTTGCGCGGCTTGCCACGGCAAGGGTTTGACCGGCATGGAACCGGCTATTCCGGGTCTGGTCGGTCTGCACTCCGACTACATCAGCGCGCAGCTCGGCGCATGGCGCTCGGGCTCGCGTCACGCCATTGCGCCTGATTGCATGCACACCATCGCCACGCGCCTGACTGATGAAGACGTGAACGCCGTTGCTGCATGGCTTTCCACGCAACAGGCTCCACAAAACCCCGTGCCGGCTCCGGCCCGCTCGATGAAGACTCCGCTTGCCTGCGGCAGCGAACCGCAATAA
- the ggt gene encoding gamma-glutamyltransferase, with the protein MTGFNWQNPYPTPRLPVFARNIVSTSHPLAAQAGLRMLWKGGNAVDAAIAAAAAITVVEPVSCGLGGDAFALVWDGKKLHGLNASGVSPAAWNVDYFKRKYGEENGLAKQPKRGWDAVTVPGVIAGWEALHQKFGTLPFADLMEPAIEIAERGHAVASIVAYKWAAAVPELKDLPGFAQTFMPRGRAPEVSELVRFPGHAKTLRKLAEQGPRAYYEGEIAERIAAFSREGGGALTADDLRNYRADWVEPIGKDYRGYTVHEIPPNGQGIAALIALGILEKFDVKELAVDNVESQHLQIEAMKLAFADVYRYVADPRSMDVTPEQMLDDAYLTSRAKLIDHKRATHFNFGMPKAGGTIYMSVADERGMMVSFIQSNYMGFGSGIVVPDSGIAMQNRGCGFSMDPKSPNVVEGGKRPFHTIIPSFLTQQVNGQQEAVMSFGVMGGDMQPQGHLQSIVRMLDYGQQPQAACDAPRWKVNRDFTIDIESTLDPKTAEALQKLGHTIKSVDDPYMDFGSGQYIWKLDRNDPERGYVAASDSRRDGLAAGF; encoded by the coding sequence ATGACTGGCTTCAACTGGCAAAACCCTTACCCGACACCGCGTCTGCCTGTGTTCGCGCGCAACATCGTTTCGACTTCGCATCCGCTCGCCGCGCAAGCCGGGCTGCGCATGCTGTGGAAAGGCGGCAATGCCGTCGATGCGGCGATCGCGGCCGCCGCCGCCATCACGGTGGTCGAGCCGGTATCGTGCGGGCTTGGCGGCGACGCCTTCGCGCTGGTGTGGGACGGCAAGAAGCTGCATGGCCTGAACGCCTCGGGTGTGTCGCCGGCGGCGTGGAACGTCGACTACTTCAAGCGCAAATACGGCGAGGAAAACGGTCTCGCGAAGCAGCCCAAGCGCGGCTGGGACGCGGTGACGGTGCCGGGCGTGATCGCCGGCTGGGAGGCGCTGCATCAGAAATTCGGCACGCTGCCGTTCGCCGACCTGATGGAGCCGGCCATCGAAATCGCCGAGCGCGGGCATGCGGTGGCGAGCATCGTCGCCTACAAGTGGGCGGCAGCCGTGCCGGAACTGAAGGACCTGCCGGGCTTCGCCCAAACTTTCATGCCGCGCGGCCGCGCGCCGGAAGTGAGTGAGCTGGTGCGCTTTCCCGGCCATGCGAAGACGCTGCGCAAGCTCGCCGAGCAGGGCCCGCGCGCGTACTACGAGGGTGAAATCGCCGAACGGATCGCCGCATTTTCGCGCGAAGGCGGCGGCGCGCTGACCGCCGACGATCTGCGCAACTACCGCGCGGATTGGGTCGAACCGATCGGCAAGGACTATCGCGGCTACACGGTGCACGAGATTCCGCCGAACGGGCAGGGAATTGCGGCGCTGATCGCGCTGGGCATCCTCGAAAAATTCGACGTGAAGGAGCTGGCGGTCGACAACGTCGAGTCGCAGCACTTGCAGATCGAAGCGATGAAGCTGGCGTTCGCCGACGTCTACCGCTACGTTGCCGATCCGCGTTCGATGGACGTCACGCCCGAGCAGATGCTCGACGACGCATACCTCACCTCGCGCGCGAAACTGATCGATCACAAGCGCGCCACGCACTTCAACTTCGGCATGCCGAAGGCCGGCGGCACCATCTACATGTCGGTGGCGGACGAGCGCGGCATGATGGTCAGCTTCATCCAGTCGAACTACATGGGCTTCGGCTCGGGCATCGTGGTGCCGGATAGCGGTATCGCCATGCAGAATCGCGGCTGCGGTTTCTCGATGGATCCGAAGTCGCCGAACGTGGTGGAAGGCGGCAAACGGCCGTTCCACACGATCATCCCGTCGTTCCTCACGCAGCAGGTGAACGGGCAGCAGGAAGCGGTGATGAGCTTCGGCGTGATGGGCGGCGACATGCAGCCGCAAGGTCATCTGCAATCCATCGTGCGGATGCTCGACTACGGTCAGCAGCCGCAGGCCGCGTGCGACGCGCCGCGCTGGAAGGTCAATCGCGACTTCACGATCGACATCGAATCGACGCTCGATCCGAAGACCGCCGAGGCCTTGCAGAAGCTCGGCCACACCATCAAGTCGGTCGACGATCCGTACATGGACTTCGGCTCCGGCCAGTACATCTGGAAGCTCGATCGCAACGATCCGGAGCGCGGCTATGTGGCGGCGAGCGACAGCCGCCGCGACGGGTTGGCCGCCGGGTTCTAG
- the copC gene encoding copper homeostasis periplasmic binding protein CopC, whose product MKLPKFSRPALRASMLGAAALVVTSTAFAHAHLISSQPAANAEVVAPTEVTIHFTEPLEPAFSKIALADASGNAAAPAASQVDASDARAMHLPLPQLGAGRYAVHWTAVATDGHRTQGDFAFIVK is encoded by the coding sequence ATGAAGCTACCGAAATTTTCCCGTCCGGCGCTGCGAGCGTCGATGCTCGGCGCCGCGGCGCTAGTCGTGACGTCCACGGCGTTCGCCCATGCACATCTGATCTCGAGCCAGCCCGCGGCAAACGCCGAAGTCGTCGCGCCTACCGAAGTGACGATCCATTTCACTGAGCCGCTCGAACCGGCTTTCAGCAAGATCGCGCTTGCCGACGCGAGCGGTAACGCGGCCGCGCCGGCTGCGTCGCAGGTCGACGCGAGCGACGCCAGGGCCATGCATCTGCCGCTGCCGCAGTTGGGCGCCGGGCGCTATGCGGTGCACTGGACGGCGGTAGCCACGGACGGCCACCGTACCCAAGGCGACTTTGCGTTCATCGTCAAATGA